The Roseicyclus marinus genome has a segment encoding these proteins:
- a CDS encoding isoprenyl transferase: MTSDNRTPAHVAIIMDGNGRWAQLRGRPRLFGHHEGAKRVKEIVRACPELGVDYLTVFAFSTENWKRTQTEVAGLMRLFKRYIRKEATNLHEENVRVRFIGDRVRLEPSLVDLMDGLELMTAQNTGTNLTIALNYGGRDEVTRAARRLAHDVKAGNLDPRQINDETFPRYLDTHVLPDPDLVIRTSGEARISNFLLWQSAYSEYEFIDTLWPDFTAKVFAEVLARFGLRERRFGAVKA, from the coding sequence GTGACATCGGACAATCGGACCCCCGCCCATGTGGCGATCATCATGGACGGGAACGGGCGCTGGGCACAGCTGCGCGGGCGGCCGCGCCTGTTCGGCCATCACGAGGGCGCCAAGCGCGTCAAGGAAATCGTGCGCGCCTGCCCCGAGCTTGGGGTCGATTACCTCACGGTCTTTGCCTTTTCGACCGAGAACTGGAAGCGGACGCAGACCGAGGTTGCGGGGCTGATGCGGCTGTTCAAGCGCTACATCCGCAAGGAGGCCACCAATCTGCACGAGGAAAACGTGCGGGTGCGTTTCATCGGGGACCGCGTGCGGCTGGAGCCTTCGCTGGTCGATCTGATGGACGGGCTGGAGCTGATGACGGCGCAGAACACCGGGACCAACCTGACCATCGCGCTGAACTATGGCGGCCGCGACGAGGTGACCCGCGCCGCCCGCCGTCTTGCCCATGACGTGAAGGCCGGCAATCTCGACCCGCGCCAGATCAACGACGAGACCTTTCCCCGCTATCTCGACACGCATGTGCTGCCCGATCCCGACCTCGTGATCCGCACGAGCGGCGAGGCGCGGATCTCCAATTTCCTGCTCTGGCAATCGGCCTATTCGGAATACGAATTCATCGACACGCTCTGGCCCGATTTCACGGCCAAGGTGTTCGCCGAGGTGCTGGCGCGGTTCGGCCTGCGCGAGCGGCGTTTCGGCGCGGTCAAGGCCTGA
- a CDS encoding phosphatidate cytidylyltransferase encodes MALAPESFADLATRMITGLVLAGVGLTAVWAGGWWFTGLVVVIVATLVWELVRMLGGGPNRALALGGMAAVAILSSKLLPPGIALPLLLLVAIAGIGVLERNRTLYLVMTTVIMLAGFGLILHRDSFGFTWMLWLVLVVAGTDILGYFAGRIIGGPKFWPRVSPKKTWSGTIAGWVGAGLIGWVFMSLTGSGGELIGISVALSMASQMGDIAESAVKRRMGVKDSSNLLPGHGGVYDRFDGLLGAAFLLVIVESLTAFPPPPV; translated from the coding sequence TTGGCTCTGGCCCCGGAGAGTTTCGCCGATCTGGCCACCCGGATGATCACCGGTCTTGTGCTGGCCGGTGTCGGGCTGACAGCGGTCTGGGCGGGCGGCTGGTGGTTCACCGGGCTGGTCGTGGTGATCGTTGCAACGCTTGTCTGGGAATTGGTGCGGATGCTGGGCGGCGGGCCCAATCGCGCGCTCGCGCTGGGCGGGATGGCTGCCGTGGCGATCCTGTCCTCCAAGCTGTTGCCGCCGGGGATCGCGCTGCCACTCCTGCTTTTGGTGGCGATCGCGGGTATCGGCGTGCTGGAGCGCAACCGGACGCTCTACCTGGTGATGACCACGGTCATCATGCTGGCGGGCTTTGGGCTGATCCTGCACCGCGACAGCTTTGGGTTCACATGGATGCTGTGGCTGGTGCTTGTGGTGGCTGGGACCGACATCCTTGGGTATTTCGCGGGGCGCATCATCGGCGGGCCGAAATTCTGGCCGCGCGTCAGTCCCAAGAAAACATGGTCGGGCACCATCGCGGGATGGGTCGGGGCGGGGCTGATCGGCTGGGTGTTCATGTCGCTGACGGGCTCGGGGGGCGAGCTGATCGGGATCTCGGTGGCCCTGTCGATGGCAAGCCAGATGGGCGATATCGCGGAATCCGCCGTCAAGCGGCGCATGGGGGTCAAGGACAGCTCGAACCTGTTGCCGGGGCATGGCGGGGTCTATGACCGGTTCGACGGGCTGTTGGGCGCGGCCTTTCTCCTGGTCATCGTCGAAAGCCTGACGGCCTTTCCGCCGCCGCCGGTCTGA
- the rseP gene encoding RIP metalloprotease RseP, with product MEFIPQFGSLAFTLVAFVAALSIIVAIHEYGHYIVGRWSGIHAEVFSLGFGPVLFSRTDRRGTRWQVAALPFGGYVKFLGDADAASGKDGAAIDALDAGERRRSMHGAPLWARSLTVAAGPVFNFILSILVFALFLAFTGRAVDEPRVGGQVALPADIAQFEPGDLIVSMEGQPVSAFGDLFEIAADLTPQPTAAYTVERDGILREIEAAFPLIPLVQSVAPQSAALAAGLREGDVIRAVDGVPVYAFRQLREAVDAAQGTPLTLTIWSRGETRDVTLTPRRTDLPTEDGRFETRWLIGVTGGLSFEPVRESVGPLAALGYGAEQTVFVVQSSLSGLWHMITGAISSCNLQGPIGIAETSGAAASQGIDNFIWFVAVLSTAVGLLNLFPIPVLDGGHLVFHAYEAVSGKPPSDKVMRVFMTIGLTLLLSLMLFALTNDIFCP from the coding sequence ATGGAATTCATCCCCCAGTTCGGCAGCCTTGCCTTTACGCTTGTGGCTTTCGTGGCGGCGCTGTCGATCATCGTGGCGATCCATGAATACGGGCATTACATCGTCGGCCGCTGGAGCGGCATCCATGCCGAGGTGTTCTCGCTGGGGTTCGGTCCGGTCCTGTTCAGCCGCACGGATCGGCGCGGCACGCGGTGGCAGGTGGCGGCGCTGCCCTTTGGCGGCTACGTGAAATTCCTGGGCGATGCGGATGCGGCCAGCGGCAAGGACGGGGCTGCCATCGATGCGCTGGATGCGGGCGAGCGGCGGCGGTCCATGCATGGTGCGCCGCTTTGGGCGCGGTCGCTGACCGTGGCGGCGGGGCCGGTGTTCAACTTCATCCTGTCCATTCTCGTCTTTGCGCTGTTTCTGGCCTTCACGGGCCGCGCGGTGGACGAGCCGCGCGTGGGCGGACAGGTGGCCTTGCCCGCCGATATCGCGCAATTCGAGCCCGGCGACCTGATCGTGTCGATGGAGGGCCAACCGGTCAGCGCCTTTGGCGATTTGTTCGAGATCGCGGCCGATCTGACGCCGCAACCCACCGCTGCCTATACGGTGGAACGCGACGGCATCCTGCGCGAGATCGAGGCGGCCTTTCCGCTGATCCCGCTAGTGCAATCGGTTGCGCCGCAATCGGCCGCATTGGCCGCAGGGCTGCGCGAGGGTGACGTGATCCGGGCGGTGGATGGGGTGCCCGTCTACGCCTTCCGCCAGCTGCGCGAGGCCGTCGACGCGGCGCAGGGAACGCCCCTGACGCTCACGATCTGGAGCCGGGGGGAAACACGTGACGTGACCCTGACCCCGCGCCGCACCGATCTGCCGACCGAAGATGGCCGGTTCGAGACGCGCTGGCTGATCGGCGTCACGGGGGGCTTGAGTTTCGAGCCGGTGCGCGAATCCGTGGGCCCGCTTGCGGCGCTTGGCTATGGTGCCGAGCAGACGGTTTTCGTGGTGCAAAGCTCGTTGTCGGGGCTTTGGCACATGATCACGGGGGCGATTTCCTCGTGCAACCTGCAAGGGCCGATCGGCATCGCCGAAACCTCGGGTGCGGCGGCAAGCCAGGGCATCGACAATTTCATCTGGTTCGTCGCGGTCCTGTCGACGGCGGTTGGGCTCTTGAACCTGTTTCCGATCCCGGTTCTGGATGGCGGGCACCTGGTGTTCCACGCCTACGAGGCGGTGTCGGGCAAGCCGCCATCCGACAAGGTGATGCGCGTCTTCATGACCATCGGCCTGACGCTGTTGTTGTCGCTGATGCTCTTTGCGCTGACCAACGACATTTTCTGCCCCTGA
- the dxr gene encoding 1-deoxy-D-xylulose-5-phosphate reductoisomerase, whose amino-acid sequence MRSISIFGATGSIGQNTVDLIARAPDEYRVVALTGAGNIERLAADAIRLRAEIAVTADETRLGDLRAALAGTGIEAAAGEGALVEVADRPADWIMSAIVGAAGLAPGFRALRHGTTLALANKESLVTAGPLLMQEARDHGATILPVDSEHSAVFQALVGEDMGAVERIIITASGGGLRDWPLEALAKATVADAGAHPNWAMGQRITIDSASMFNKGMELIETKEFFGIAPDRIETVIHPQSIVHALVGFVDGALMAHLGAPDMRHAIGYALHWPDRRDLPVSRIDLAQVATLEFRAPDPARYPALALARAVMETGGRSGAVFNAAKEIALDGFIGGRIGFMQMAEVVDRTLDAISPRLCLSSSMSSLEDVLETDHMARDTATAQIAQMEKS is encoded by the coding sequence ATGCGCAGCATCAGCATCTTCGGGGCCACGGGGTCCATCGGGCAGAACACCGTCGATCTGATCGCGCGGGCCCCGGACGAATACCGGGTCGTGGCCCTGACCGGGGCGGGCAATATCGAACGGCTGGCCGCGGACGCCATCCGGCTCCGGGCCGAGATCGCGGTGACCGCCGACGAGACCCGTCTGGGCGATCTGCGCGCGGCGCTGGCCGGGACTGGGATCGAGGCCGCGGCAGGCGAGGGCGCGCTGGTCGAGGTGGCCGACCGTCCCGCCGACTGGATCATGTCCGCCATCGTGGGGGCCGCAGGTCTTGCGCCGGGGTTCCGGGCGCTCCGCCACGGCACGACGCTGGCTCTGGCCAACAAGGAAAGCCTGGTCACGGCAGGCCCGCTCCTGATGCAGGAAGCGCGCGACCATGGCGCGACGATCCTGCCCGTCGACAGCGAGCATTCCGCCGTTTTCCAGGCGCTGGTGGGCGAGGACATGGGCGCTGTCGAGCGCATCATCATCACCGCGTCGGGCGGGGGCTTGCGCGACTGGCCGCTCGAGGCGCTGGCCAAGGCGACGGTGGCCGATGCGGGCGCGCATCCCAACTGGGCCATGGGCCAAAGGATCACGATCGACAGCGCCTCCATGTTCAACAAGGGCATGGAGCTGATCGAAACCAAGGAATTCTTCGGCATCGCCCCGGACCGGATCGAGACGGTGATCCATCCGCAATCCATCGTCCATGCGCTGGTGGGCTTTGTCGACGGGGCGTTGATGGCGCATCTGGGCGCGCCCGACATGCGGCATGCCATCGGCTACGCGCTGCACTGGCCCGACCGGCGCGACCTGCCGGTGTCGCGGATCGATCTGGCGCAGGTCGCGACGCTGGAATTCCGCGCGCCCGATCCCGCGCGCTATCCCGCGCTGGCGCTGGCACGCGCCGTGATGGAAACCGGCGGGCGGTCGGGCGCGGTGTTCAACGCCGCCAAGGAAATCGCGCTCGACGGGTTCATCGGCGGTCGCATCGGCTTCATGCAGATGGCCGAGGTGGTGGACCGGACGCTTGACGCGATATCGCCCCGGCTTTGCCTTTCTTCGTCCATGTCAAGCCTTGAGGATGTGCTCGAGACCGACCACATGGCCCGTGACACGGCCACGGCCCAGATCGCCCAGATGGAGAAGAGCTAA